A part of Rattus rattus isolate New Zealand chromosome 6, Rrattus_CSIRO_v1, whole genome shotgun sequence genomic DNA contains:
- the Zfand4 gene encoding AN1-type zinc finger protein 4 isoform X6, with the protein MNKMKLLKAKMENMNLSKKPKKVVKVKPRPPIAPRPSSSSAAAARHRLLRVLPHIGQSCLPSGNAYVPETSRNAGTSSAAQAPADRPMPSLRNELLKDDDNWERNMLSHSTSSIRLLPQLTHLDLENDKELPDSVLHLGSSLPRRTKHLSGNLSSNNEEDVVLFPRSEECVADELLLPEVGPFAPFAEGNGAEQSSGVEGLGKVTPEFPLTKGDGGLRAAEQPLSHMARVLSSDPGDNAVLNHHREPGSHKNRLLSPLLCVAPVSLHNSLVKPQRQSKCFESGNPSASTSQNTLRELDIRTIADSPFSRTARFRGVKVDSPGKRSDVISKVEARDITEMANKASKEPVGCVNNNGFLASLARSASRDSLHSTRGAGRLRSSGIGLSTNFQHFQDENIRKSSPQSEPTDFFLSARGIGMNGSNAAAGKRIGESTHHLPPVKAPLQTKKKVTKHCFLCGKKTGLATSFECRCGNNFCASHRYAEAHGCTYDYKSTGRRYLQEANPVVNAPKLPKI; encoded by the exons CCTAAGAAAGTTGTCAAGGTAAAACCTCGCCCACCTATAGCTCCTCGGCCATCCAGCAGTTCTGCAGCAGCAGCCCGGCACAGACTGTTAAGAGTCCTCCCTCATATTGGGCAGTCTTGTTTGCCTTCTGGGAATGCATATGTCCCTGAAACATCCAGGAATGCAGGCACAAGCTCTGCAGCTCAGGCCCCTGCCGATAGACCAATGCCATCTCTCAGGAATGAGCTGCTGAAGGATGATGATAACTGGGAGAGGAACATGCTGTCTCACTCCACGAGTAGCATCAGACTGCTTCCTCAGCTGACCCACCTAGACCTGGAAAATGACAAAGAGCTTCCAGATTCTGTTCTTCATCTTGGATCATCCCTGCCTCGGCGGACCAAGCACCTTTCAGGAAACTTGTCATCTAATAATGAGGAGGATGTTGTCTTATTTCCACGGTCAGAAGAATGTGTAGCTGACGAGTTGCTCCTGCCAGAAGTAGGTCCTTTTGCTCCATTTGCAGAAGGAAATGGTGCGGAGCAGAGCAGTGGTGTAGAAGGGTTAGGGAAGGTAACACCAGAGTTCCCACTCACTAAAGGTGATGGAGGACTGAGGGCAGCAGAGCAGCCTCTGAGCCATATGGCAAGAGTGCTGAGCAGTGACCCAGGAGACAATGCAGTTCTTAACCACCACCGAGAGCCAGGCTCTCACAAGAACAGACTCCTGTCACCTCTTCTCTGTGTTGCACCAGTGTCACTACATAATTCTCTGGTGAAGCCACAGAGACAGTCGAAATGTTTTGAGTCAGGCAACCCCTCAGCGTCTACTTCACAAAACACCCTGCGGGAATTGGACATTCGAACCATAGCAGATTCTCCTTTCTCTAGGACTGCTCGCTTCCGTGGTGTTAAAGTCGATTCGCCTGGGAAAAGATCTGATGTTATTTCCAAAGTGGAAGCCCGAGATATTACAGAAATGGCTAACAAAGCTTCCAAAGAGCCCGTTGGTTGTGTAAACAACAATGGCTTTTTGGCCTCACTGGCACGGAGTGCGAGCAGAGACAGTTTGCATAGCACGCGTGGGGCAGGCAGGCTTCGGTCCTCCGGAATTGGGTTGTCTACAAACTTCCAGCATTTTCAGGATGAAAACATTAGGAAAAGTTCTCCCCAGTCAGAACctacagatttttttcta TCTGCCCGTGGTATTGGAATGAATGGAAGTAATGCAGCAGCAGGGAAGAGAATAG GAGAAAGTACTCACCACCTCCCACCTGTGAAAGCCCCTcttcaaacaaagaagaaagtaacgaaacattgttttctttgtggaaagaaaacaggactggCCACTAGCTTTGAATGCAG ATGTGGAAACAACTTCTGTGCATCTCATCGCTATGCAGAAGCTCATGGCTGCACTTATGACTACAAAAGTACAGGGAGGAGATACTTGCAGGAGGCAAACCCTGTGGTCAACGCACCAAAACTTCCCAAAATCTAA